The Symphalangus syndactylus isolate Jambi chromosome 8, NHGRI_mSymSyn1-v2.1_pri, whole genome shotgun sequence genome includes a window with the following:
- the RETREG2 gene encoding reticulophagy regulator 2 isoform X1, which yields MRAARPRHVTGSALRRHVTPVPSLCCPPRRPLPPDAPPAAAAQPWLLAGSGGGCGGAMASGGGGGNTGAGGGPGMGLSLGLGLGLSLGMSEATSEAEEEAATAEAVGRLATTLWLRLRGWEAVLATAQRLLVWEKPLHSLVTAAALNGLFWLLSSSSLRPFFLLSVSLLAYFLLDLWQPRFLPDVSASSPEEPHSDSEGAGSGARPHLLSVPELCRYLAESWLTFQIHLQELLQYKRQNPAQFCVRVCSGCAVLAVLGHYVPGIMISYIVLLSILLWPLVVYHELIQRMYTRLEPLLMQLDYSMKAEANALHHKHDKRKRQGKNAPPGGDEPLAETESESEAELAGFSPVVDVKKTALALAITDSELSDEEASILESGGFSVSRATTPQLTDVSEDLDQQSLPSEPEETLSRDLGEGEEGELAPPEDLLGRPQALSRQALDSEEEEEDVAAKETLLRLSSPLHFVNTHFNGAGSPPDGEKCSPGGPVETLSPKTVSGGLTALPGTLSPPLCLVGSDPAPSPSILPPVPQDSPQPLPAPEEEEALTTEDFELLDQGELEQLNAELGLEPETSPKPLDAPPLGPDMHSLVQSDQEAQAVAEP from the exons ATGCGGGCGGCGAGGCCGCGTCACGTGACGGGCTCAGCGCTCCGCCGTCACGTGACGCCCGTCCCTAGCCTCTGCTGTCCTCCGCGGCGCCCCCTTCCGCCTGACGCGCCCCCAGCGGCGGCCGCGCAGCCCTGGCTCCTCGCGGGCTCGGGCGGCGGCTGCGGCGGGGCTATGGCGAGCGGCGGTGGCGGGGGTAACACCGGCGCGGGTGGGGGGCCGGGGATGGGCCTGAGCCTGGGCCTGGGTCTGGGTCTGAGCCTAGGCATGAGTGAGGCCACCagtgaggcagaggaggaggcggCCACGGCCGAGGCGGTGGGACGCCTGGCCACGACGCTGTGGCTGCGGCTCCGCGGCTGGGAGGCGGTGCTGGCGACGGCGCAGCGGTTGCTGGTGTGGGAGAAGCCGCTGCACAGCCTGGTCACGGCTGCCGCGCTCAACGGCCTCTTCTG GTTGCTGTCTTCCTCGTCCCTCCGGCCCTTCTTCCTACTCAGCGTCTCACTTTTGGCCTATTTTCTGCTGGATCTCTGGCAGCCTCGCTTTCTCCCTGACGTTTCAG CATCATCCCCAGAAGAGCCACACTCTGACAG TGAGGGTGCGGGGTCAGGCGCCCGGCCGCACCTGCTGAGTGTGCCCGAGTTGTGCAGATACCTGGCTGAGAGCTGGCTCACCTTCCAGATTCACCTGCAGGAGCTGCTGCAGTACAAGAGGCAGAATCCAGCTCAG TTCTGCGTTCGAGTCTGCTCTGGCTGTGCTGTGTTGGCTGTGCTGGGACACTATGTTCCAGGGATTATGATTTCCTACATTGTCT TGTTGAGTATACTGCTGTGGCCCCTGGTGGTTTATCATGAGCTGATCCAGAGGATGTACACTCGCCTGGAGCCCCTGCTCATGCAGCTGGACTACAGCATGAAGGCAGAAGCCAATGCCCTGCATCACAAACACGACAAGAGGA aGCGTCAGGGGAAGAATGCACCCCCAGGAGGTGATGAGCCACtggcagagacagagagtgaaAGCGAGGCAGAGCTGGCTGGCTTCTCCCCAGTG GTGGATGTGAAGAAAACAGCACTGGCCTTGGCCATTACAGACTCAGAGCTGTCAGATGAGGAGGCTTCTATCTTGGAGAGTGGTGGCTTCTCCGTATCCCGGGCCACAACTCCGCAGCTGACTGATGTCTCCGAGG ATTTGGACCAGCAGAGCCTGCCAAGTGAACCAGAGGAGACCCTAAGCCGGGacctaggggagggagaggagggagagctgGCCCCTCCCGAAGACCTACTAGGCCGTCCTCAAGCCCTGTCAAGGCAAGCCCTGGACtcggaggaagaggaagaagatgtgGCAGCTAAGGAAACCTTGCTGCGGCTCTCATCCCCCCTCCACTTTGTGAACACGCACTTCAATGGGGCAGGGTCCCCCCCAGATGGAGAGAAATGCTCCCCTGGAGGACCAGTGGAGACACTGAGCCCCAAGACAGTGAGTGGTGGCCTCACTGCTCTGCCCGGCACCCTGTCACCTCCACTTTGCCTTGTTGGAAGTGACCCGGCCCCCTCCCCTTCCATTCTCCCACCTGTTCCCCAGGACtcaccccagcccctgcctgccccTGAGGAAGAAGAGGCACTCACCACTGAGGACTTTGAGTTGCTGGATCAGggggagctggagcagctgaatGCAGAGCTGGGCTTGGAGCCAGAGACATCCCCAAAACCCCTTGATGCTCCACCCCTGGGGCCCGACATGCATTCTCTGGTACAGTCAGACCAAGAAGCTCAGGCCGTGGCAGAGCCATGA
- the RETREG2 gene encoding reticulophagy regulator 2 isoform X3 has protein sequence MASGGGGGNTGAGGGPGMGLSLGLGLGLSLGMSEATSEAEEEAATAEAVGRLATTLWLRLRGWEAVLATAQRLLVWEKPLHSLVTAAALNGLFWLLSSSSLRPFFLLSVSLLAYFLLDLWQPRFLPDVSASSPEEPHSDSEGAGSGARPHLLSVPELCRYLAESWLTFQIHLQELLQYKRQNPAQFCVRVCSGCAVLAVLGHYVPGIMISYIVLLSILLWPLVVYHELIQRMYTRLEPLLMQLDYSMKAEANALHHKHDKRKRQGKNAPPGGDEPLAETESESEAELAGFSPVVDVKKTALALAITDSELSDEEASILESGGFSVSRATTPQLTDVSEDLDQQSLPSEPEETLSRDLGEGEEGELAPPEDLLGRPQALSRQALDSEEEEEDVAAKETLLRLSSPLHFVNTHFNGAGSPPDGEKCSPGGPVETLSPKTDSPQPLPAPEEEEALTTEDFELLDQGELEQLNAELGLEPETSPKPLDAPPLGPDMHSLVQSDQEAQAVAEP, from the exons ATGGCGAGCGGCGGTGGCGGGGGTAACACCGGCGCGGGTGGGGGGCCGGGGATGGGCCTGAGCCTGGGCCTGGGTCTGGGTCTGAGCCTAGGCATGAGTGAGGCCACCagtgaggcagaggaggaggcggCCACGGCCGAGGCGGTGGGACGCCTGGCCACGACGCTGTGGCTGCGGCTCCGCGGCTGGGAGGCGGTGCTGGCGACGGCGCAGCGGTTGCTGGTGTGGGAGAAGCCGCTGCACAGCCTGGTCACGGCTGCCGCGCTCAACGGCCTCTTCTG GTTGCTGTCTTCCTCGTCCCTCCGGCCCTTCTTCCTACTCAGCGTCTCACTTTTGGCCTATTTTCTGCTGGATCTCTGGCAGCCTCGCTTTCTCCCTGACGTTTCAG CATCATCCCCAGAAGAGCCACACTCTGACAG TGAGGGTGCGGGGTCAGGCGCCCGGCCGCACCTGCTGAGTGTGCCCGAGTTGTGCAGATACCTGGCTGAGAGCTGGCTCACCTTCCAGATTCACCTGCAGGAGCTGCTGCAGTACAAGAGGCAGAATCCAGCTCAG TTCTGCGTTCGAGTCTGCTCTGGCTGTGCTGTGTTGGCTGTGCTGGGACACTATGTTCCAGGGATTATGATTTCCTACATTGTCT TGTTGAGTATACTGCTGTGGCCCCTGGTGGTTTATCATGAGCTGATCCAGAGGATGTACACTCGCCTGGAGCCCCTGCTCATGCAGCTGGACTACAGCATGAAGGCAGAAGCCAATGCCCTGCATCACAAACACGACAAGAGGA aGCGTCAGGGGAAGAATGCACCCCCAGGAGGTGATGAGCCACtggcagagacagagagtgaaAGCGAGGCAGAGCTGGCTGGCTTCTCCCCAGTG GTGGATGTGAAGAAAACAGCACTGGCCTTGGCCATTACAGACTCAGAGCTGTCAGATGAGGAGGCTTCTATCTTGGAGAGTGGTGGCTTCTCCGTATCCCGGGCCACAACTCCGCAGCTGACTGATGTCTCCGAGG ATTTGGACCAGCAGAGCCTGCCAAGTGAACCAGAGGAGACCCTAAGCCGGGacctaggggagggagaggagggagagctgGCCCCTCCCGAAGACCTACTAGGCCGTCCTCAAGCCCTGTCAAGGCAAGCCCTGGACtcggaggaagaggaagaagatgtgGCAGCTAAGGAAACCTTGCTGCGGCTCTCATCCCCCCTCCACTTTGTGAACACGCACTTCAATGGGGCAGGGTCCCCCCCAGATGGAGAGAAATGCTCCCCTGGAGGACCAGTGGAGACACTGAGCCCCAAGACA GACtcaccccagcccctgcctgccccTGAGGAAGAAGAGGCACTCACCACTGAGGACTTTGAGTTGCTGGATCAGggggagctggagcagctgaatGCAGAGCTGGGCTTGGAGCCAGAGACATCCCCAAAACCCCTTGATGCTCCACCCCTGGGGCCCGACATGCATTCTCTGGTACAGTCAGACCAAGAAGCTCAGGCCGTGGCAGAGCCATGA
- the RETREG2 gene encoding reticulophagy regulator 2 isoform X4, with amino-acid sequence MASGGGGGNTGAGGGPGMGLSLGLGLGLSLGMSEATSEAEEEAATAEAVGRLATTLWLRLRGWEAVLATAQRLLVWEKPLHSLVTAAALNGLFWLLSSSSLRPFFLLSVSLLAYFLLDLWQPRFLPDVSASSPEEPHSDSEGAGSGARPHLLSVPELCRYLAESWLTFQIHLQELLQYKRQNPAQFCVRVCSGCAVLAVLGHYVPGIMISYIVLLSILLWPLVVYHELIQRMYTRLEPLLMQLDYSMKAEANALHHKHDKRKRQGKNAPPGGDEPLAETESESEAELAGFSPVVDVKKTALALAITDSELSDEEASILESGGFSVSRATTPQLTDVSEDLDQQSLPSEPEETLSRDLGEGEEGELAPPEDLLGRPQALSRQALDSEEEEEDVAAKETLLRLSSPLHFVNTHFNGAGSPPDGEKCSPGGPVETLSPKTDSPQPLPAPEEEEALTTEDFELLDQGELEQLNAELGLEPETSPKPLDAPPLGPDMHSLPGLS; translated from the exons ATGGCGAGCGGCGGTGGCGGGGGTAACACCGGCGCGGGTGGGGGGCCGGGGATGGGCCTGAGCCTGGGCCTGGGTCTGGGTCTGAGCCTAGGCATGAGTGAGGCCACCagtgaggcagaggaggaggcggCCACGGCCGAGGCGGTGGGACGCCTGGCCACGACGCTGTGGCTGCGGCTCCGCGGCTGGGAGGCGGTGCTGGCGACGGCGCAGCGGTTGCTGGTGTGGGAGAAGCCGCTGCACAGCCTGGTCACGGCTGCCGCGCTCAACGGCCTCTTCTG GTTGCTGTCTTCCTCGTCCCTCCGGCCCTTCTTCCTACTCAGCGTCTCACTTTTGGCCTATTTTCTGCTGGATCTCTGGCAGCCTCGCTTTCTCCCTGACGTTTCAG CATCATCCCCAGAAGAGCCACACTCTGACAG TGAGGGTGCGGGGTCAGGCGCCCGGCCGCACCTGCTGAGTGTGCCCGAGTTGTGCAGATACCTGGCTGAGAGCTGGCTCACCTTCCAGATTCACCTGCAGGAGCTGCTGCAGTACAAGAGGCAGAATCCAGCTCAG TTCTGCGTTCGAGTCTGCTCTGGCTGTGCTGTGTTGGCTGTGCTGGGACACTATGTTCCAGGGATTATGATTTCCTACATTGTCT TGTTGAGTATACTGCTGTGGCCCCTGGTGGTTTATCATGAGCTGATCCAGAGGATGTACACTCGCCTGGAGCCCCTGCTCATGCAGCTGGACTACAGCATGAAGGCAGAAGCCAATGCCCTGCATCACAAACACGACAAGAGGA aGCGTCAGGGGAAGAATGCACCCCCAGGAGGTGATGAGCCACtggcagagacagagagtgaaAGCGAGGCAGAGCTGGCTGGCTTCTCCCCAGTG GTGGATGTGAAGAAAACAGCACTGGCCTTGGCCATTACAGACTCAGAGCTGTCAGATGAGGAGGCTTCTATCTTGGAGAGTGGTGGCTTCTCCGTATCCCGGGCCACAACTCCGCAGCTGACTGATGTCTCCGAGG ATTTGGACCAGCAGAGCCTGCCAAGTGAACCAGAGGAGACCCTAAGCCGGGacctaggggagggagaggagggagagctgGCCCCTCCCGAAGACCTACTAGGCCGTCCTCAAGCCCTGTCAAGGCAAGCCCTGGACtcggaggaagaggaagaagatgtgGCAGCTAAGGAAACCTTGCTGCGGCTCTCATCCCCCCTCCACTTTGTGAACACGCACTTCAATGGGGCAGGGTCCCCCCCAGATGGAGAGAAATGCTCCCCTGGAGGACCAGTGGAGACACTGAGCCCCAAGACA GACtcaccccagcccctgcctgccccTGAGGAAGAAGAGGCACTCACCACTGAGGACTTTGAGTTGCTGGATCAGggggagctggagcagctgaatGCAGAGCTGGGCTTGGAGCCAGAGACATCCCCAAAACCCCTTGATGCTCCACCCCTGGGGCCCGACATGCATTCTCTG CCCGGCCTTTCATGA
- the RETREG2 gene encoding reticulophagy regulator 2 isoform X2, whose translation MASGGGGGNTGAGGGPGMGLSLGLGLGLSLGMSEATSEAEEEAATAEAVGRLATTLWLRLRGWEAVLATAQRLLVWEKPLHSLVTAAALNGLFWLLSSSSLRPFFLLSVSLLAYFLLDLWQPRFLPDVSASSPEEPHSDSEGAGSGARPHLLSVPELCRYLAESWLTFQIHLQELLQYKRQNPAQFCVRVCSGCAVLAVLGHYVPGIMISYIVLLSILLWPLVVYHELIQRMYTRLEPLLMQLDYSMKAEANALHHKHDKRKRQGKNAPPGGDEPLAETESESEAELAGFSPVVDVKKTALALAITDSELSDEEASILESGGFSVSRATTPQLTDVSEDLDQQSLPSEPEETLSRDLGEGEEGELAPPEDLLGRPQALSRQALDSEEEEEDVAAKETLLRLSSPLHFVNTHFNGAGSPPDGEKCSPGGPVETLSPKTVSGGLTALPGTLSPPLCLVGSDPAPSPSILPPVPQDSPQPLPAPEEEEALTTEDFELLDQGELEQLNAELGLEPETSPKPLDAPPLGPDMHSLPGLS comes from the exons ATGGCGAGCGGCGGTGGCGGGGGTAACACCGGCGCGGGTGGGGGGCCGGGGATGGGCCTGAGCCTGGGCCTGGGTCTGGGTCTGAGCCTAGGCATGAGTGAGGCCACCagtgaggcagaggaggaggcggCCACGGCCGAGGCGGTGGGACGCCTGGCCACGACGCTGTGGCTGCGGCTCCGCGGCTGGGAGGCGGTGCTGGCGACGGCGCAGCGGTTGCTGGTGTGGGAGAAGCCGCTGCACAGCCTGGTCACGGCTGCCGCGCTCAACGGCCTCTTCTG GTTGCTGTCTTCCTCGTCCCTCCGGCCCTTCTTCCTACTCAGCGTCTCACTTTTGGCCTATTTTCTGCTGGATCTCTGGCAGCCTCGCTTTCTCCCTGACGTTTCAG CATCATCCCCAGAAGAGCCACACTCTGACAG TGAGGGTGCGGGGTCAGGCGCCCGGCCGCACCTGCTGAGTGTGCCCGAGTTGTGCAGATACCTGGCTGAGAGCTGGCTCACCTTCCAGATTCACCTGCAGGAGCTGCTGCAGTACAAGAGGCAGAATCCAGCTCAG TTCTGCGTTCGAGTCTGCTCTGGCTGTGCTGTGTTGGCTGTGCTGGGACACTATGTTCCAGGGATTATGATTTCCTACATTGTCT TGTTGAGTATACTGCTGTGGCCCCTGGTGGTTTATCATGAGCTGATCCAGAGGATGTACACTCGCCTGGAGCCCCTGCTCATGCAGCTGGACTACAGCATGAAGGCAGAAGCCAATGCCCTGCATCACAAACACGACAAGAGGA aGCGTCAGGGGAAGAATGCACCCCCAGGAGGTGATGAGCCACtggcagagacagagagtgaaAGCGAGGCAGAGCTGGCTGGCTTCTCCCCAGTG GTGGATGTGAAGAAAACAGCACTGGCCTTGGCCATTACAGACTCAGAGCTGTCAGATGAGGAGGCTTCTATCTTGGAGAGTGGTGGCTTCTCCGTATCCCGGGCCACAACTCCGCAGCTGACTGATGTCTCCGAGG ATTTGGACCAGCAGAGCCTGCCAAGTGAACCAGAGGAGACCCTAAGCCGGGacctaggggagggagaggagggagagctgGCCCCTCCCGAAGACCTACTAGGCCGTCCTCAAGCCCTGTCAAGGCAAGCCCTGGACtcggaggaagaggaagaagatgtgGCAGCTAAGGAAACCTTGCTGCGGCTCTCATCCCCCCTCCACTTTGTGAACACGCACTTCAATGGGGCAGGGTCCCCCCCAGATGGAGAGAAATGCTCCCCTGGAGGACCAGTGGAGACACTGAGCCCCAAGACAGTGAGTGGTGGCCTCACTGCTCTGCCCGGCACCCTGTCACCTCCACTTTGCCTTGTTGGAAGTGACCCGGCCCCCTCCCCTTCCATTCTCCCACCTGTTCCCCAGGACtcaccccagcccctgcctgccccTGAGGAAGAAGAGGCACTCACCACTGAGGACTTTGAGTTGCTGGATCAGggggagctggagcagctgaatGCAGAGCTGGGCTTGGAGCCAGAGACATCCCCAAAACCCCTTGATGCTCCACCCCTGGGGCCCGACATGCATTCTCTG CCCGGCCTTTCATGA
- the RETREG2 gene encoding reticulophagy regulator 2 isoform X5 has translation MISYIVLLSILLWPLVVYHELIQRMYTRLEPLLMQLDYSMKAEANALHHKHDKRKRQGKNAPPGGDEPLAETESESEAELAGFSPVVDVKKTALALAITDSELSDEEASILESGGFSVSRATTPQLTDVSEDLDQQSLPSEPEETLSRDLGEGEEGELAPPEDLLGRPQALSRQALDSEEEEEDVAAKETLLRLSSPLHFVNTHFNGAGSPPDGEKCSPGGPVETLSPKTVSGGLTALPGTLSPPLCLVGSDPAPSPSILPPVPQDSPQPLPAPEEEEALTTEDFELLDQGELEQLNAELGLEPETSPKPLDAPPLGPDMHSLVQSDQEAQAVAEP, from the exons ATGATTTCCTACATTGTCT TGTTGAGTATACTGCTGTGGCCCCTGGTGGTTTATCATGAGCTGATCCAGAGGATGTACACTCGCCTGGAGCCCCTGCTCATGCAGCTGGACTACAGCATGAAGGCAGAAGCCAATGCCCTGCATCACAAACACGACAAGAGGA aGCGTCAGGGGAAGAATGCACCCCCAGGAGGTGATGAGCCACtggcagagacagagagtgaaAGCGAGGCAGAGCTGGCTGGCTTCTCCCCAGTG GTGGATGTGAAGAAAACAGCACTGGCCTTGGCCATTACAGACTCAGAGCTGTCAGATGAGGAGGCTTCTATCTTGGAGAGTGGTGGCTTCTCCGTATCCCGGGCCACAACTCCGCAGCTGACTGATGTCTCCGAGG ATTTGGACCAGCAGAGCCTGCCAAGTGAACCAGAGGAGACCCTAAGCCGGGacctaggggagggagaggagggagagctgGCCCCTCCCGAAGACCTACTAGGCCGTCCTCAAGCCCTGTCAAGGCAAGCCCTGGACtcggaggaagaggaagaagatgtgGCAGCTAAGGAAACCTTGCTGCGGCTCTCATCCCCCCTCCACTTTGTGAACACGCACTTCAATGGGGCAGGGTCCCCCCCAGATGGAGAGAAATGCTCCCCTGGAGGACCAGTGGAGACACTGAGCCCCAAGACAGTGAGTGGTGGCCTCACTGCTCTGCCCGGCACCCTGTCACCTCCACTTTGCCTTGTTGGAAGTGACCCGGCCCCCTCCCCTTCCATTCTCCCACCTGTTCCCCAGGACtcaccccagcccctgcctgccccTGAGGAAGAAGAGGCACTCACCACTGAGGACTTTGAGTTGCTGGATCAGggggagctggagcagctgaatGCAGAGCTGGGCTTGGAGCCAGAGACATCCCCAAAACCCCTTGATGCTCCACCCCTGGGGCCCGACATGCATTCTCTGGTACAGTCAGACCAAGAAGCTCAGGCCGTGGCAGAGCCATGA